The sequence gcaaaaacctttgcaaacaccaccaacagctcaGTTGACACtaatagaagcttgccaacacactaactggtgtctttaagcagtatagctggcaatgtcatgctgttaaagcttttcttccatttctgCAGAGTGTTCCAACTTTACTCCTGGGTTGTGTGGGATGGTTGTGGCGTGTAaggtgtctgctgtgtgtgtggtttattgtATGAATGGTATGTGTGATTCTAATATTATTAAATGTGTCATGGTTTTATAATTATGTGATGCATCGTTTAATAATTATGTCAGATCAGTTTTAGAATTGGTCTTTTTACTGTTGTGCTTTAATCCCTGAGTGACAAGTGCGCTAGGGTCTTGCTGAGGTTTCCCGCcgattattattatagttttgaTGTTTGGTAAGAATATTACACCCAATGATTGAGTTTGATCCATGTGGAATCACTGATTTATTTATGGTTTGATTTTGGGTCGGGGAATATCTAAtttggtgtgcctgtgtgtttattttggtggTTAAACTCTCAGCAGGTTATTGATGGGTAGCCCCTTGAAGGGCCGCACATCAAAGCCATTCCACCAGCGTTAGTGCATCTGTGAATGTTGTCCCTTTTCTTTATACCTTGATTCGGAATAAGCTATATGCATTTGTGGAATcgtgcatctctgtgtctcaTTCAGTTGTCTGGTCTGTGCTTTGGGACGATTTGAGCCATAGTTCGGCCTAAAAGAGGCCTACACACAGTCTTCCCAACACAGTACAATAATGTTTTAACGACTATTTTCTGGGgtaaaataaaaagtttaaaTGAGAAGTGACATGGAAAATATAGGCTACTTTGTCATTGAAACACATGGAGATCGGCGGAGTTGCACATTTTAGGGCGCTTGACCTGTTTTTGGAGACTACACCGAATCTTACCGAAAGTGGCTTAATTGAGAATATCAGATGCAGTTTGATCATCCAACCACTTGGTGACAACACTCCTCTCAGCCTCGCAAACTCGGGAAGAACGTGACCTCTGACCACGGTTATACTAACCTTGACGGCAATACGCTTTATAGACCCATGCTAACCAGACTGCACTGCAGTCCTGGCGCCAGTGCATGGTTTAATTCAAAGTTTGTGCCCTTTCAAAGTAGATAGGAGAGGAGGTAGGCCTACAACTTTGAAGGGAACCTGAACATATAACGATGGTGAGTTGACAGATTTGACAATTCAAAGAGCTTATTTCATTCAAGTTGTTAGAACCTTTTCATTAAGTTAGCGGTTGGTCTATATCATTAGGATAACGTAACGTTTGAAGCAAGACACTAGCTAAATTAGCTACGTGGGTAaatatacactatacacacaatatacacatgTTATGGAATAGCGTGTGTTCGATACGTAAGGTGGAAGTGGATTACCTCCACTAGACAGGGCACAGCCTTAAACACGTGCAAAGTCCATTAAGGCGTTATTTGTTTGGTTATTTGCCACGAGTGCCCTTAATGTTACAGTTACATGGAACTATTTTCCTGTCTACTCAGGCTAAGTACCTTGCCCAGATCATCGTAATGGGTGCCCAGGTAGTTGGACGGGCGTTCGCGAGAGCACTTCGACAGGAATACGCTGGTAATCTTCGTGCCACCTTTGGCTGTAACAGGTTTACTTCGTCACCACCTGAGTTATTGAAGGTCTGATGTTtcattgtttctctttctcctctttctcgcTTTCGGCATCAAATGGTAGCCAGTCAAGAGGCTGCCAAAGCAAGAGGTCGTGCCGGGAAGGAATCTGCTGCTGCATCTAGCATAACGGGTATGACGTTACAGGAGGCACAGCAAATACTGAATATGACCACACTTACGCCTGAAGAACTCCAAAAGGTATTGCGGCATCACACGCACAGTAGCTTTTAACCCAGTCTGTGTATTACTCTTATGCGTGCAATAAGCCAATCTTTGTTGACTATACATTTATATCTACGACATACCGGTAGTAACTAGTAGCAACAcaataacagtatggtacagtGACCATTACAATTTTGTGCACACATTTATTCAGTTGACTGACAAGAATATATTTATGACACAACAGAAACTCAATCAAGAGGTATaatctctgcatgtgtgtgtgtgcagacttgACATGACACACTGTAAAACTAATGGTATGACAGGTGTGTGCTTCTGGTGTAACTGACATAATATGCTACAGGCAGCAGAGTTATTGATAATCACTGGATATTTGTTGAAACCTAATCTGTTGGAGTAAAGACACTAAAGCCTGTAGATGTAGTGCCTGTTATAAGGACCCATTAATGAGCTGCAGAGGGAGTCTAGTGCCATAAGAAATGGTTCTGTTTAGGTCTTGTATCAAAAGATGAGATATAATTATCTGTGTCTTAAACTTTTATTGATGTTTCTGTATGAGCGTTGATTCCACTCGACTTACACGCTGTTCTTATGACTGTAAGTCAATAGTCAACTCCGCCACTTACCAAGGTTGTCTCTGCAACAAATTTTGCATTTTGAGAAAGCATAGGAAATTGTCATTCATTTCCATTTGTCGTGCATCATCCAAATTTGAACATGTTAAAAGTACAATGTCAGTAAGCCTGTCAACTCGCACATGATTTGTGCAGTATGGTCCAGAGGGGAAATTACTTCTTTGAGAGGGTAATATTTGTGCATACTTGATATGGCTTTTAAAGATGAccttttgttgtctttttagTAGCCAGCTTGAAATTTCAGTCTTGGATCATTTTGACTCAAATGAGGACATGCATCTGCAAATCTCTTTATATTTCTGCAGATGCAGGTTCTagtccaaaaaagaaaaaacgggACCCAATAATTGTTTGGACCGATAGCTGTTCTAGACCAGTAGTTTATTCCTactttttagtttgtttttctcATAAAGTGgtctattttctattttttgaaaatgatgcATTGTTAAGGTACACTTAACATTGTTGTGCAGTCAAAGCATCTCAAAGTATCTGACTATCAGCAGATAGCCCCCCACGACCCCTCAACCTTTTCAAAATACTGACGCAAAACCATATCACATCCTCTACAACACAACCTCtagaaatatttaaaaaatgaactagTAAAACTTGAGATTCTGGTCTAAAATGCTTAAATTTCATTCTTGAAAGGACAGTGGAAATAAACCACGTAACAGGAACCTCTGAGAGGGCATTCAATAACCCAATCCAGTAGGAGTTGGATGGATGGTTGTGTCCTTGCACTGACACTGCTAGACTGCAGCTTGAATGCAGCCCTTTGGTTGATGTAGAAGACAGTCAAATAACAGGCGTGTGCTTATTCAAGGATTGGAGGCATGAAAGAATGAAGTACAATTTGTACAGCCATGCTCAAGCTTGTTCAGTGGCTATCGATACACGCTTTACACCTTACTGAAAACAGCAGAAAGACTGGGCCCACCTAATATTTCATAATCAAGTTAAAGGGGTGTGATGTTATAATTGTTACTGTGCATCACAACTGGCAGAATATCCTTCCACTGGAAACTAGCTGAAAAAAGGGCTCAAAATGTCTGAATGTGTAGTAAGCATCTAAATACGAATAACTACTAGGTTAATTAGCCATGTAAAGCATTCCGACGAATTTGGCATAACAATAATATCCACCAGCCTTTCTTAACAGCACACAAATCACAAGAAGTAGTTCAGAAGATGTCAAGATAACCACCTGTATTTAGCCACTGATATCCTGCTTGTTGATGTTCCTTGAATGTTTTTGTACGTCACCATCATGTCTCAATCACTAAGTCATTAGTCTCTTTGTGTGATACAATGATGTTAGTCATCATGTGAATACTATTATAATTATTAGTCAATCATTTCTTGCAACATTCTGACAAACTCAGGAAAATGGTGAACCTTTAAACTTATTCCAGTTGAAAATGACGTGTGTCAAATCTCCCTgtaatgtttgcatgttttttgtaAGATCGTTTAAGTTCACTGTTTGGTATGAAACCTTCCACTGTTTTCCCCTTCAGAACTATGAGCACTTATTTAAAGCCAATGACAAATCTGTTGGGGGCTCCCTCTACCTACAATCAAAGGTGAGTGTTTCTTTAACCTTTTCAGTCCAACTTATGCATTGTAAATTTATTTTCATGTCTCAAAATAACTAAATGTATGTATCGCTCATAAACATATCACATATTCATACCATTTCTACTGAAAAGGCACTTCCATAGTAATATCTGAAATTCTGTTTGTTAGCTTATATGGTGGCAGATCTGAATATCCCAGAATATCCTGAAAATCAAATAAAGCATATCTGACTGCCTCTGTAGCCTGGCTGCATCATTTAACCCAGCCAGGGTATGTacactttatttttatttttataaagttGTAAGACCCTGTAAGAAGGGTTGATAGTCATGCAATTTAAAATGTCTTGTGTCTTATGCTTATCAACCAAGTCAGAATGGACACCTATCAGAAGTATTACAATCGTGTTGGTTGTCTCCCCTGCTTGATCAAGCTACGTACATTATTGTTAGCCCACATATTAAGCAGagccctgattttttttttttgattttttttatgctgGCCAGCTCCAATCCTTCTCCATTTTTGTATTATCTGTTAAAGTTATTTGGTAGTGAGTTGTCACCTTTTGGCGCTGAACCTCTCTTATCTGACTCCGCTAACCCGGCCTTTCACCTTGACACCGCCTGAAGCACCAGTTAGCCCTGTTTGGCCCAAGGGTAGTCGGCAGGCCATAAGCCCAGAGGAGGCATGATCAAACCCCAGAAGTGACCATGAAAACACAACTGGCCTTTGCACATGCTAGCTCACCCGTATTTGGCCTGATTAGTAGAATCACGGCTATAGTTCATTCTTCATGCTTGATTATCGAAAAACAATAGCTACTGcatcaaatgttttgaaataccGCAGCTTCTCAGACTGATTACAACAACAGCCGCAACATGAATGGTTAAGATGACTTCTAATTTCTGTTTCAGAATCAGTTCAGCTTGACTGAGATTTGCACTTGCAGTTTAGTGGTTCAAAGATTGGTGCCTTCACAACCATCCCATCAGGGCCTTTATCAGATAAATGTTTTCTCTAAAAGAGCAtttcgtaacggtgttaattatcgaatggcgtgtgttatcggcaaacgttcgcgttgtcatgttaacccattattaaactgagcatatcgattgttaatccattattaaacttagcattttgattgtttaacagaatggccgatgtttgacactgtccgataactgacatagctacacTACATTATCTAATGTGCATGAATGTGGCAAACTTACGATGGTTAGGCTTcagttgtctttttttctgtgtgtgctctgtaggTGGTGAGGGCAAAAGAACGCCTTGATGAAGAACTGTCCATCCAGGATcaggacaaacagacaaaaccaCCACAGGATCAACAGCAACAGACATGACTCATGATACCCGTTCACCCCCTAACCCTGTGACCCCAAACCCTTTCTAAATTATGTGCCCTCCCCCAATAAAGCCTTAGTCTTTTctctatttgtctgtgtttgtcttggaATTCACAACAAACAAGACGAGGAAGACCGTGTTTGTGTACATAAGGGACGCAGACAGATGTATCAAATGCAACTttattaaacattttttactCTTATGACACTATCAGTATTGTAATAAAATCACTAAGACAGGAGCACATAGTTATTTTGTACTAACTATGGACTTTTACATCTTACATTTTGCATGTTCGTTCTTGCGACATGACCCCAGGAAAATAGATATTTATCCATATATTCATTTTTCATATACTGTATTTTCTCTATATTTCACTTACAACAAAAGGCACtttgagaaaataaaatacTGTTATTTAAAGatttcaaaatgtgcaaaaGAAATTGAATACTGGCCTTATCTGGCCATAGTCTATCAGTAACCCTTTGTGCACCTCTGGCCTACACCAGTAAGGCATCTCCCCTGGTTTAAGAGAACACTAAAACCCACCATTGCATCTAGGCATTGCTATGTAGAGCCCTGTGAAGCTTCTCCAGTGTGACTGGTCTTGCACAGTTCAAATGCCTCTGATCTAGATAACCTGTTGAGGCTATAATTATACCATAAGGAGGATGTGGATGAATTAAAGGCACATTCTGTCCCCTCACAACCGTAAATCAGAATTGTTCACAAACTAAGCCATTCAGAATTCATGGTGTGAAATCTGCTCTTTTGGAGAAAATTTCCAGTCCAGGGTTCCTCAGTCTATTATTAGGAGAACATTTCGATTCAAAGGTCTCTTCAGAGGCACTGGTTTTCCATTCACAGTAAACTGCTTTGCAGTGTCCTAAAATTGCTAATGCGTGTGCAGGGGTCTTTTAAAGAAGATCTATGTAGGGCCAGTCAGAGAGTGCTCAAAGGGTTAATATGTCAAACAGCTTATTTTATATGAAACTGTGGATCCAGTAAAGGATCTGTGTCAACATTGCCATcagctttcagtgtgtgtgtgtgtgtgtgtgtgtgtgtgttgagcaatTCCATGCAGCATAGGTGTCGTCACCAGCTTTCTCCATAAGAGGGCAGAATGCTCATATATAAGATGGTTAGGAGCTTACATAGTCTACTGCTCCTGCTGACATCATACCCATGTAATACAGGAAGCGGTATCCTGTATTGAACTCTCTCCAAGGGTGTAGCCTTGAACCTCTTTAGGTAtctgaggggagggggagtaCAGAGGCTAGTTAGCTAGAAGTTCTGTCTCTTTGCAGAGGCAATTTTCCTCTTGTACCAAAATGGCCCCTGTACATAGTTGCAGCCAGCTTGAtattcttgtgtttgtttactgtgtgtgtgtgtgtgtgtgtgtgtgtgtgtgtgtgtgtgtgtgtgtgtgttctctgcagaACTATTTTGTCCAGGGCAAAGAGTTCAGGCATGCTTTTTACTTAAACAGAGAGCCAACAGAAAAGCCGTTTGAGGGCAGACAGTTTAGTGGCCTAGTTTAGCCGACCAGCACATGAGAGCTGGCACTCACACCACCCCCAGAGCGGCCCAGACAAGCACTCACTAGAAGCAAGGGCTGATGGGAATAAatgcctcccttcctccctctcttttcacccATTTGCTTCAGGAGTGGGAGGCCTGAACTGTTGCTCTTTGTGCGCCGGTGGGAGGGGGTATGAGTGGCGTATGGGTTAGGCACTGATTAATAGGTCACAGTATCTAGATGTTTTAGCGGACCCCAAGCAGCACCAGTACATGTGTTCAGTGACATGAGAAAAACTGTTTGGATCATGTCCCTAAATAGTTACAGCAGAGAAAGTATTTTGCAAGGTCATTTTCAAAAACTATAGCAATGAACACCTGTTACTTACTGTggatacataaatacacaaacacacacactcacaatggaAAAAGCTGGAGGCAGTGTGCAATAGTTCAgacaaagtaaataaaagcaACTTCAACATCATAAAAATGTCTCGTCCAACTAAATTATTGCAAAAATCAAAACATCAATAAAGTCAACACTGTTGACGAActcagtatgtatgtgttggGAGGTGGGTGTGGAATGTACTGCTTCTTTAATCTCCCAGGGCCATTTAGAAAATGTTACATATAAATTTGATCACAAAACATGTCTAGGTCAGCCTTCTTAGCACCGGCTTTTGCTGCTATTCAAAATATAGAGTTGCCTTCAGGCATGTACTCAACACAAAGAATACTGATCTTGGCTTGCAATGGCCAGTCGAGGGGTCTGTATTTTGTATGCTTTCAAGATACAAAGCAGCAATTTAGTTTAGTTGTAAGTAGGTGGTTGGGTCGGTTCTAGGCTGTAGTTTAATCGCACATAAACTATAGTGGTATAACTATGCTATATGTGTAGGTTTACGGAACAAGTCTTGTACTGAGAATGTGTTCTTAACTGAATGCTTCATTTTAAAGCATTTGGCACAAAAGTGTGTCAATAAGCAGATGGTGCAACTATCTTCTAGAATGAATTTCAAGTAAAATTTTAAATTCACCAAATATTCTCAAAAATGCCCACATTTACTGAACGGTCCCCCAAATTTATACAACTGATTTAGTCAGTGATGATTTCACGTCAAGGAGCACAAATTAACCTCTTTCCGATGAAGCCCCCATTGTGGTAGTTCACCAGCCGAAGGGTTTTTGGGAGAGTTTAACCAACTGGAGCAGCAGCCAGCAGAAGGTGTGGCGAGGGCCCACCAGCCTGGGAAAGCAGCTACACAAGTGCTTGAGGGGTTTGTGTGAACCCCAGTACCTAAACTGGTGAGAGTAAAACACACGCTGTTTAAGGCTGCATGATTATCTGGTCCACAGTGTTCATGCCCGGTTTAAGCCGATTGTCAGTTTTTAACAGTTCCTTATTATATATTGTTGATGAGTAAACAAACGTATAATGGTCAGTTCGAGAGAGAGGTTAGCAGCAAGTGCATTAGCACCTTAGCAGACCCTGTAACTGAGGCAGAGTGTGCATGTACCTGTGACAGGTGAGTATTAAAGAAATATAGCCTCTCTCCTTTGTCCAATATGAAATGTTCTAATTCTTACTTTCTCTCAGCAGTTAACCTCAGAGAATGACGTCCTCTCCACAACCATAGTGCTAATCTTGCGGGGTCGGACCTGTGTTACAATATATGGCTAGAGACAACCATGGTAGAGtttcatgttaatgtgaaaAGGAATGACCAGCATATTTAGTGGTTTTGAAATATTCTGACCAAAAACAACATCTTCTGAGGGCAGAgcttaaacaaaaaaagagcaaaacTGAGAGGGGCTTGTAGGTGGATTTTAACCTACAGTCTTGTTCGTATCTACTCTCATTGATATTGGGGAGAGAATTTGAACTAGTCCGCAGACATACACTCTCATCATGAAATGCTGAGGTCATGCCTGCCCCCGCAAGACTATCACATGGTTCTAACATAACTGCATGCTAAGGCTTCTATCTCTGAGACAAGCACTAATGTCACTGAGGAATAAGGTTGCAGGCAGCTAAGAATCTCTGATATTCAGTTCTGTCTCTAGGTCTTAAGCATATGCACTGTGCAATCACTTTGCCTTCAAGAAAAAGCGATAGAACTGCAGTCATTCAAGACCATTTCTTGTGAGCCATGAAGGCACGGCACACACTGTCGTCTCGTACAAACTCAACACTGAGTGTGAGCAAACACTCTTAATGACTGAAGTAGATGAGAGGGGTacgttgtaaaaaaaaactagaacAGATTGACGAAGGGGCTTTGGGATGGGAGGTGCAGGTGTCTGCATTGTACAACAAAATGTGCAAAACTGGTCCCAAATATTTTCATTAGGAGAAAGATGTGACATACAGAGGAAAGTATAGCTTTGATAGACAGGTTTGCTGAAAACAGCGACCATTGAACATTGTAAAACTGTCCTCTCCTGATTGAGCACCTCCCACCTCCTAACCCTCCAAAATGACGACTCCTTTTCTCTTATGGAATGTGcgtttaaatgtgtgtctgtttatggaTGTGTGAGTCAATTGACCACTGCTGGTTTGAGCACTACTGTGCCAGACGGGATGACCACCCAGGACAATGGGTCATG is a genomic window of Clupea harengus chromosome 1, Ch_v2.0.2, whole genome shotgun sequence containing:
- the LOC105910115 gene encoding mitochondrial import inner membrane translocase subunit tim16 isoform X2, whose protein sequence is MAKYLAQIIVMGAQVVGRAFARALRQEYAASQEAAKARGRAGKESAAASSITGMTLQEAQQILNMTTLTPEELQKNYEHLFKANDKSVGGSLYLQSKVVRAKERLDEELSIQDQDKQTKPPQDQQQQT